Below is a genomic region from Leifsonia sp. Root112D2.
CGTTCGCACACCGGTGCGGCGCAGGGAGGCATGGCGGCCGCCCTGGCCAATGTCGAGGAAGACAACTGGGAGTGGCACACCTTCGACACCGTCAAGGGAGGCGACTACCTGGTAGACCAGGATGCCGCCGAGATTCTGGCGAAGGAGGCCATCGACGCGGTCATCGACCTCGAGAACATGGGCCTGCCGTTCAACCGCACGCCCGAGGGCAAGATCGACCAGCGCCGATTCGGCGGGCACACCCGCGATCACGGCAAGGCTGCGGTTCGCCGCTCCTGTTACGCCGCCGACCGCACGGGCCACATGATTCTGCAGACGCTGTTCCAGAATTGCGTGCGGCTCGGCATCAACTTTTTCAACGAGTTCTACGTGCTCGACCTGATCATGGTCGAAGAAGACGGTGAGAAGAAGCCCGCGGGCGTTGTCGCCTACGAGCTCGCCACCGGCGAGCTGCACGTTTTCCATGGCAAGGCCTTCATCTTCGCCACCGGCGGATTCGGCAAGATGTTCAAGACCACCTCGAACGCCCACACGCTCACGGGCGACGGGGTCGGCATCATCTGGCGCAAGGGGCTGCCACTGGAGGACATGGAGTTCTTCCAGTTCCACCCGACCGGACTGGCCGGGCTCGGCATCCTGCTCACCGAAGGGGCCCGCGGCGAGGGCGCCATTCTGCGCAACGGCAACGGCGAGCGCTTCATGGAGCGCTACGCCCCCACCATCAAAGACCTGGCCCCGCGTGACATCGTGGCCCGCTGCATGGTCAAGGAGGTGCAGGAGGGCCGCGGCGCCGGACCACACAAGGACTACGTCTACCTCGACTGCACCCACCTCGGCGCCGAGGTGCTCGAGACCAAGCTGCCCGACATCACCGAGTTCGCGCGCACCTACCTGGGCGTCGACCCGGTGACCGAGCCCGTTCCCGTGATGCCGACCGCGCACTACGCCATGGGCGGCATTCCCACGAACAACGACGCCCAGGTGCTCTCGTCGAACACCCACACCGTGCCCGGCCTCTACGCCGCCGGCGAGTGCGCGTGCGTCTCGGTGCACGGCTCCAACCGCCTCGGCACCAACTCGCTGCTCGACATCAACGTGTTCGGTAAGCGTGCGGGCAATAACGCCGTCGCGTATGTGCAGACCGTTGCCGAGTTCCCCGCGCTTCCCGAGGATCCGGCCGCGGGCGTGCGAGACATGCTGGCCGGTCTGCGTGCCGGTACCGGAACGGAGCGCATCGCCGCGCTGCGCAAGGAACTGCAGGAACAAATGGACATGAACGCGCAGGTGTTCCGCACCGATGAGACGCTGGCGAACGTCACCACGACCATCCACACCCTGCGTGAGCGCTTCAAGAACATCGCCGTGCAAGACAAGGGCAAGCGGTTCAACACCGACCTGCTCGAGGCCGTCGAGCTGGGCTTTCTGCTCGACCTGGCCGAGGTGGTCGTGTTCTCCGCCCGCAACCGCAAGGAGAGCCGTGGCGGCCACATGCGCGACGACTACCCGAACCGTGACGACGAGAACTACATGAAACACACGATGGCGTATCTCACCGGCGACCCGCACTCCGCGGATGCCGGCGACCA
It encodes:
- the sdhA gene encoding succinate dehydrogenase flavoprotein subunit: MTETAESTIIDGVHYHQHDVVIVGAGGAGMRAAIEAGPQANVAVISKLYPTRSHTGAAQGGMAAALANVEEDNWEWHTFDTVKGGDYLVDQDAAEILAKEAIDAVIDLENMGLPFNRTPEGKIDQRRFGGHTRDHGKAAVRRSCYAADRTGHMILQTLFQNCVRLGINFFNEFYVLDLIMVEEDGEKKPAGVVAYELATGELHVFHGKAFIFATGGFGKMFKTTSNAHTLTGDGVGIIWRKGLPLEDMEFFQFHPTGLAGLGILLTEGARGEGAILRNGNGERFMERYAPTIKDLAPRDIVARCMVKEVQEGRGAGPHKDYVYLDCTHLGAEVLETKLPDITEFARTYLGVDPVTEPVPVMPTAHYAMGGIPTNNDAQVLSSNTHTVPGLYAAGECACVSVHGSNRLGTNSLLDINVFGKRAGNNAVAYVQTVAEFPALPEDPAAGVRDMLAGLRAGTGTERIAALRKELQEQMDMNAQVFRTDETLANVTTTIHTLRERFKNIAVQDKGKRFNTDLLEAVELGFLLDLAEVVVFSARNRKESRGGHMRDDYPNRDDENYMKHTMAYLTGDPHSADAGDHIALEWKPVVITRYQPMERKY